The Lycium barbarum isolate Lr01 chromosome 10, ASM1917538v2, whole genome shotgun sequence genome includes a region encoding these proteins:
- the LOC132615495 gene encoding probable rhamnogalacturonate lyase B has product MLPDEPGFYTYAIVEHPAQFPATTINQLNVVFKLQEDKFHYMAVSDERQRVMPTAMDREKGKVLDYKEAVLLTNPSNPSLKGEVDDKYFYASDNKDDKVHGWVSTNPPLGFWMINPSNEFRTGGPFKQDLTSHVASTVLSMFVSTHYAGEDLAIKFRHGETWKKVFGPVFMYLNSNAAAKANPSILWNDAKKRANQEVASWPYKFPLSKDYVKSNQRGIVTGQLFVNDGLKKNVPASNAYIGLAPPGAAGSWQRENKGYQFWTKTDPHGNFIIKNVIYGTYNLYATVPGFIGDYRYASNIKVTPGSNIKLGALVYKTPRKGATLWEIGVPDRTAAEFFIPNPPRQYKVHKYKSETESKFKQYGLWEQYGVLYPEKDLVYNVATSKYSKDWFFAQVTRNIGKNKYEATTWSIIFNLGNVNRASHYTLQLAIAGAHQANLRVHVNNPNPRAVPLFSTGYIGDSNAIARHGIHGLYWLFSIGVPGNLLVKGTNTIFLTQSLANSPFNCILYDYLRLEGPH; this is encoded by the exons atgctaccCGACGAACCAGGATTTTATACTTATGCTATTGTTGAACATCCAGCCCAATTCCCAGCTACAACTATCAATCAGCTCAACGTTGTATTCAAGCTTCAAGAAGACAA GTTTCACTACATGGCTGTCTCGGATGAGAGGCAACGTGTGATGCCAACAGCAATGGATAGAGAGAAAGGCAAGGTGCTTGACTACAAAGAAGCTGTTCTATTGACAAATCCTAGCAATCCAAGTCTAAAAGGAGAG GTGGATGACAAGTACTTCTATGCAAGTGATAACAAAGATGATAAAGTTCATGGGTGGGTTAGTACTAATCCTCCATTAGGATTTTGGATGATTAATCCAAGCAATGAATTTCGTACTGGAGGACCTTTTAAACAAGATCTTACTTCACATGTTGCTTCAACTGTACTTAGT ATGTTTGTGAGTACACATTATGCTGGAGAGGATTTAGCAATTAAATTTCGACATGGAGAAACATGGAAAAAGGTCTTTGGCCCTGTGTTTATGTATCTTAACTCAAATGCTGCAGCTAAGGCAAATCCTTCCATACTGTGGAATGATGCAAAGAAAAGG GCGAATCAAGAAGTTGCAAGTTGGCCTTATAAATTTCCACTTTCAAAAGACTACGTCAAATCTAATCAAAGAGGAATAGTTACAGGCCAACTATTTGTTAATGATGG gttGAAAAAAAATGTACCGGCATCCAATGCATACATAGGATTAGCGCCACCTGGAGCTGCTGGATCCTGGCAAAGAGAAAACAAA ggTTACCAATTTTGGACTAAAACAGATCCTCATGGAAACTTCATCATAAAAAATGTCATATATGGTACATATAACCTGTATGCAACAGTCCCCGGATTTATTGGAGATTACAGATACGCTTCAAATATAAAAGTTACTCCAG GTTCTAATATTAAATTAGGGGCTTTAGTTTATAAAACTCCAAGAAAAGGGGCTACACTTTGGGAAATTGGTGTACCAGATCGCACTGCTGCTGAATTTTTTATTCCAAATCCACCTCGTCAATATAAAGTTCACAAATACAAAAGCGAAACTGAATCAAA ATTTAAACAGTATGGTTTATGGGAGCAATATGGCGTTTTATATCCTGAAAAGGATCTTGTCTATAATGTTGCGACTAGCAAGTATTCAAAAGATTGGTTTTTTGCACAAGTTACAAG GAATATAGGAAAAAACAAATATGAAGCTACCACATGGAGTATTATATTTAACCTTGGAAACGTTAACAGGGCCTCACATTACACTCTCCAATTGGCTATTGCAGGAGCTCATCAAGCTAACCTACGT GTTCATGTCAACAATCCAAATCCACGAGCAGTACCCCTTTTTTCAACAGGATATATAGGGGACAGTAATGCAATTGCAAGACATGGAATTCATGGATTATATTGGCTCTTCAGCATCGGAGTACCAGGCAATTTGCTTGTCAAAGGAACAAACACAATTTTTCTTACTCAAAGTTTGGCAAACTCTCCATTTAATTGTATCTTATATGATTATCTTCGTTTAGAAGGACCTCATTAG